From the Bacteroidota bacterium genome, one window contains:
- a CDS encoding alpha-L-fucosidase, with protein MKNNLVLFIIIIIVSHSLSWNTYSQTDGSKKTIGNEKKIEEWKDARLGMFIHWGPVTLRGTEIGWSRGNEVPVEEYDNLYKQFNPVNFNADDWVSVAKAAGMKYIVLTAKHHDGFCLWNTRQTDYNIMNSPFKRDVVKELAEACKKQGIEFGTYYSTTDWHHPDFPLTGPGGSMAREKSDLEAYTTYLKKQVAELLINYGPLYVLWFDVPQKFDATRGQGVIEFAHQIQPDIIINDRTGAKGDFGCPEQRIGGFQNTRPWETCMTIARQWSWKPNDEVKSLEQCLQTLIRSAGGDGNLLFNVGPKPDGSIEPEQIARLKEMGQWLQKYGYSIYGTRGGPFKPTDWGVSTRKGNMIYLHILKWNGNSPKIVLPDLGMEIKGCHLASGGNLKLTKQGQNYVIEFASEALQPINTIVEIEVAGKAMDIKPIEIVAQSLSYNKKVLASSNPNPHWTGINSINNGDWAGQAWSPAKEDKEPWAEIDLGKPEKINKAIIYESGKAVKAFELQALSDQKWKTISKGTTIGSKLELKLPKMTTQKVRLVLKQFSQVPSIYEIVLL; from the coding sequence ATGAAAAATAATCTCGTTCTATTTATAATTATCATCATTGTGTCGCATAGTCTTTCATGGAATACATATTCCCAGACCGACGGGAGCAAAAAAACAATAGGAAACGAAAAGAAGATTGAAGAGTGGAAAGATGCCCGTTTGGGGATGTTTATCCACTGGGGCCCTGTTACTTTGAGGGGAACAGAGATAGGTTGGTCGCGAGGGAACGAAGTGCCGGTTGAAGAGTACGATAATCTTTATAAACAATTCAATCCTGTTAATTTTAATGCCGATGATTGGGTAAGCGTAGCAAAAGCAGCCGGCATGAAATACATTGTTTTGACGGCTAAGCACCACGATGGGTTTTGTCTTTGGAATACCCGTCAAACCGATTACAACATCATGAATTCGCCTTTTAAACGCGATGTGGTGAAGGAGTTAGCTGAGGCCTGCAAAAAACAGGGAATTGAATTTGGAACCTACTATTCCACTACCGACTGGCATCATCCCGATTTCCCGTTAACAGGTCCCGGTGGCAGCATGGCCCGTGAAAAAAGCGATCTGGAAGCATATACTACCTACCTGAAAAAACAGGTGGCTGAACTTTTGATTAATTATGGCCCGTTGTATGTGTTGTGGTTCGATGTTCCACAGAAATTTGATGCCACACGAGGACAAGGAGTAATTGAATTTGCACATCAAATTCAGCCTGATATCATTATAAATGACCGAACTGGAGCCAAAGGCGATTTCGGTTGTCCTGAGCAGCGCATTGGTGGATTTCAGAACACCCGTCCCTGGGAGACCTGCATGACCATAGCCCGCCAATGGTCATGGAAACCAAACGATGAAGTTAAATCATTAGAACAGTGCCTTCAAACCTTAATACGGTCAGCGGGTGGCGACGGGAATTTGCTGTTTAATGTTGGTCCGAAACCGGACGGAAGTATTGAACCTGAACAAATTGCCCGGTTGAAAGAAATGGGGCAATGGCTTCAGAAATATGGTTACAGCATTTACGGTACACGAGGTGGCCCGTTCAAACCTACTGATTGGGGCGTCAGTACCCGAAAAGGAAATATGATTTATTTGCATATCCTGAAATGGAATGGTAATTCACCTAAAATTGTACTTCCTGATTTAGGTATGGAAATTAAAGGTTGCCATCTGGCTTCCGGAGGTAATTTGAAATTGACCAAACAAGGCCAAAATTACGTAATTGAGTTTGCCAGTGAGGCGTTGCAACCCATAAATACTATTGTCGAAATTGAGGTGGCTGGCAAAGCGATGGATATAAAGCCTATAGAAATTGTTGCTCAATCGCTTTCATACAATAAAAAAGTATTGGCCTCAAGCAATCCTAATCCGCATTGGACTGGAATTAATTCAATTAACAATGGTGATTGGGCCGGACAAGCATGGTCTCCGGCAAAAGAAGACAAAGAGCCCTGGGCTGAAATTGATTTAGGTAAACCTGAAAAAATTAACAAGGCAATCATTTATGAAAGCGGGAAGGCAGTGAAAGCATTTGAATTGCAGGCGCTTTCAGACCAAAAGTGGAAAACCATCTCCAAGGGCACTACCATTGGCAGCAAGTTGGAGCTAAAACTC